The sequence below is a genomic window from Photobacterium atrarenae.
CGACACAGCCCCCCAATCCCAAACACATGGCAAACAGCCACAAGGCATTTTCTGTCATCTTTTCCTACTACTTTTTCCCTGCGCGGATAAAACCGCCTAAACCTTGGGCATCGACAAACGCGGTAATTTTATCCCGTACTTCATCGCCAAACGTCGCCTGCAGCGCAAACTGACTGAGCTGTTCCATTTCAAGGACAGAAATATGGCGCAGCAGATATTTAATCCGGGCGACATTGCGGGTATTCATGCTCAGGGAGCGATAGCCCATGCCCACCAGTAGCAGGGCACCAATCGGGTCCCCGGCCAGCTCCCCACAGACACTGACCGGTATCCCCATCGACCCGGCGGTCTCCACAATCTGCTTCAGCGCATGCAACACTGCCGGATGCAACGCATCATAGACACTGGCAACCCGTGCATTGTTCCGGTCCACTGCCAGTAAATACTGGGTTAAGTCGTTACTCCCAACCGAAATAAAATCAACTTTGCCCCGCAGCGCCGGAAGCTGATACAAAATCGACGGCACCTCGATCATGATCCCCAGCCGCGGCCGCTTCAGCGTCTGTCCGTGAACCTGAGCATACTTCGCCACTTCGTGATAGGCCCGGTTAATCAGCGCGATGGAGTCATCCAACTCGGCAATACCGGAGATCATCGGCAGCAGGATATCCATATTCTCCAGGCCAATACTGGCTTTGAGCATCGCCCGCACCTGGATCAGGAATATTTCCGGATGATCTAAGGTAAAGCGGATCCCCCGCCAGCCGAGGAAGGGATTATCTTCTTCGATCGTCAGGTAGGGCAGCGGCTTATCTCCCCCGACATCCAGGGTGCGCATCACCACCTGCTTGTCACGGTAAATCGATAAAATCGAGCGATATTGGGTGGTCTGCTCTTCTTCCGACGGGAAGCTGCGCTGGAGCAGAAACGGGACTTCCGTCCGGTATAGCCCCACGCCGTCCACCCCTTCGTTCACGGCAATACTGGTATCGGCACTGAGCCCGGCATTGAGATGGATATAGACCCGTTGCTGATCCCGGGTGTAAGTCGCCTTCCCCAGCTCCTGCTCAACCCGCTCCGCCAGCTCGTCTTCTTCGCGCATCAGGCGCCGGTATTCAGCCAGCACATGGCGGTTCGGGTTGACCAGCAGATCGCCGCGGTAACCATCGACGATCACCTGCCGTCCATGCACCAGTTCCGGCACAAAATCCACCCCCATGATGGCGGGGATCCCCAACGCCCGGGAGAGGATCGCCGCATGCGAGTTGGCCGCCCCTTCCTGAGCGACCACCGCCGCCAGCTTATCACGCGGGACACTGGCCAGCATGGCCGCAGTCAGCTCCCGGGTCAGCAGCACAACCGGCTTGTCCCAGTCACGCTCATGGACTTCGCTGTTATGGAGGAAAAACAACAGGCGCTGGCCCAACTCGCGAATATCCTGGGCCCGCTCCTTGAGGTAATCATCCTTCATATTGGCAAAGCGATCCGAGTAAGCTTCCACGACCTGGCGGATCGCCCACTCGGCCATGTCCCGGCGAGCAATGCGGGCAAACAGATCCTTTCTCAACATGGGATCATTGAGCAAATGACTGAACAGATCGAAAATCGCCAGCGTCTCTTTGTGCAGCTCGCTGTCAAAACGCTTACGCAAACGACGAAACTCAGCACTGGCCAAATCAATGGCAATACTCAGTCGCTCCTGCTCACCCTCAACATCCAGGCAGGAGGCCGGCAGTACATGATCCAACCGCGGTTGGTTGTCATCCCACCAGGCATGGGCCACGGCCACCCCACTGGAAGCAGCAGAGCCGATTAAATGCAGACCGTCGCGTTGATCCGGCCACATCCCCTGAGCCTTGGCGTGGGCCAGGATCATGGCCAACTGTGCTGCCAAGGTGATCAGGAAGGACTCTTCGCTTTCGTCAAACTCGCGCCGTTGATGCTGCTGAATGACCAGCACCCCCAGTACCTGGCGCTGATGAATAATGGGCGTACCGAAAAAAGAGCCGAACGACTCTTCGCCAATTCCGGGCATGTGTTTGAAGTGAGGGTGGTGACGGGCATCGGCCACATTGATTGGCTCGGCCGTGCGTCCGACCAAGCCCACCAGCCCTTCATCAAAGGCAAGCGATACTTGATGATGGGGTTTGGTCAGGCCTTGGGTGGCCATCAGGGTGAACTGGTGCCGCTCATGATCGGCGATATAGACCGAGCAGCAATCGGTTTTCATGGCCTGGCAAGTGCTGACGACCAGCTGATCGAGTGATTCAATCAAGCTGGGCGCACTGGCGACTTTCTCCACAATTTCTCTCAGCTGCGTCAGCATAATTCACCTTTACGGATTGCCGGACTACCCTCGCCGGTTTCTGCGCTTCCCTTTGCGCTCCTTCCTTTCTTTAAACGGCATCGCCATCGCTGCAAACTCTTTCAACGCCCGCCGATAGACATCACGTTTAAAAGACACAACCTGACGCACCGGGTACCAATAACTGACCCACCGCCAACCATCAAACTCCGGCGTGTTGCCACGCTGCATATTCACCTTTGACTCATCACATTCCAGGCTGAGCAAAAACCATTTCTGTTTTTGCCCGATACAAACAGGCTTCGAGTCCCACCGCACCAGACGCTTCGGTAATTTGTATCGCAACCAGTGGCGGCTGGATGCCAAAATCCGCACATCTTTTTTGGTAAGCCCTACTTCCTCATACAATTCCCGATACATCGCCTGTTCAGGCGTTTCCCCTTCATCAATGCCGCCTTGGGGGAACTGCCAGGAATGTTGTCCATATCGTCGAGCCCAGAACACTTGGCCATGGCTATTACAGATCACAATCCCTACATTCGGGCGGTATCCATCGCCATCAATCACTGGACGACCTCAAGTATAAATCTCTATTAACAGTGATTTTTTCACAGTCGCTGCAATGGGTAAACAAACATTCTAATTAATAACTGTTTTTTCCTACAAAACCCGCAATTTCTGGATAACTTTCCCAATACAAGGAGTTTATAAACAGGCAAATGAGACCCACCCCACATTTATACACGATTTCTGTGGATAGATTTGTGCAGAAGCCGATGTCAGACCTGTTTCTACAGCGCGAGCTATTGATAAAGCTCGTATCAACACCAGACAAAAAAGCAATATAACCATTTAAAAACATATAATTAAATTATCACACAAAACAAGAAAACTTCTTTCCCCAAAGATCCTCTCCCCCAAAAAACGGATCGGTCAAAGATCAACCAACGTTGTTTTTATCCACATCCGACTGACCAAAGCGGTCACAAAACAACCGATCAAGTGATTAGTATCCCAACAAACCCCTGGATAAATACCCAGACCGTCGGGGGTAAAAAGTTTCCTCCCACAGTCTGTGGATATCTTTGGCCAGGATCCTTCTGACCACCGCCTTCCTTGCCAGGACAGTCAGGCTCAATGCCTGCGTGTATCTGAGCCAATGCACCAGCTGCGTGCCTATTATCAGCTTAGATGGGCTGTGTTAGTATGCCTCCCTCTGAATGAAGGATTCCCCAACCCAGATTGACTATGCGCCCGACCCCCCTTACCGAGCAGGAACTGCTTTCCCGTGCCCACGAGCTGGCCGGCTTCACCTTAGATGAGCTGGCCGTACAAGCCGGTATGATCACCCCGCCGGATCTACGGCGTGATAAAGGCTGGGTTGGCCAGCTGTTGGAATGGCATCTCGGGGCATCCGCCGGCAGCAAGCCGGTGCCAGACTTTATTGAATTGGGGATTGAACTGAAAACAATTCCAATCAGTTACACCGGCAAACCACTGGAAACCACCTTTGTCTGTGTGGCCCCGTTAATGGGACTGCAAGGGGTGACTTGGGAAAACAGCCATATCCGCCACAAGCTGGCGCGGGTGTTGTGGGTGCCGGTCGAAGGCGAGCGGGATATTCCGCTGGGGGATCGGCGGGTCGGATCCCCCCTGCTCTGGAGCCCGTCCGCCGACGAAGAGCAGCGGCTACGCCATGACTGGGAAGAGCTGATGGATATGATTGTCCTGGGCCAGGTCGAAGCCATTACCGCCCGCCACGGCGAAGTCCTGCAATTGCGGCCCAAAGCCGCCAACGGCAAGGCGTTGACTGAGGCCTACGGCGCCAACGGCCAGATCATCAAAACCCGTCCCCGCGGTTTTTACCTCAAAACCAGCTTCACTGCCGAGTTGCTGACACGCGCTTTTCTGCTCTAGCCCGGCAGCTACAGGGAGATGACCATATCTTCGCGGCAATCAGACAGCTGGCCGTCAGGAGAGAACTCATCATAAGGATCAGTGACCCGTAGCACCACAGAAGTAATGCCGAGCGGTCGCAGCAGCTCCTTGACCTGCTCGATCGACTGGAACCGGATCATCTCATCATTTTCATGTTTCAGGGGTTCAAGCTGATTTTTGAATTCCACTTCCATCAGGTAGTCGGAGCATCCGGCGTAGCTGGTTAAAATACAGGTCGGCACTTTGCCGCCGTCTGCTTTCAGCCAGTGCTTTAACTGAGATAGTTTCATTGTTTCTCCTCGAAACGCCGCAGCAAATCTGCTGGACATAGAATAGGGCCGCTTAGATGGACACGGTGCCGGCTTTCAACACCATGTACCGTGTTTAACTATGTGTCAGGTTCGCGCTATCAGCAAGGTCACAGCCCGAAAATGCCCCCGATTTCAATTTAATTCATTGCCTTAGCTTCTGGACAGGTTATAGTCAAATCATCAAAAGTCAGTCCAAGGAGGGCTCATGGAATATCACCGACTCCCCCATTCCTCACTCGAAGTGAGTAAGATCTGCCTCGGCACCATGACCTTTGGTGAACAAAACACCGAAGCCCAGGCACACAGCCAGCTCGATTTTGCCTTTGAACGCGGCGTCAATTTTATGGACACCGCTGAAATGTACCCGGTCCCACCCAAACCGGACACCCAGGGGCTCACCGAGTCCTATATCGGCAGTTGGCTCAAGAAAACCGGCCTGCGGGATAAGGTCGTACTTGCCACCAAAGTCGCCGGCCCCCGAGGAGTCCCGCATGTGCGTGACAACATGGCGCTGGATCGCCGTAATATCCACGATGCGGTGGAAACCAGCCTCAGCCGACTACAAACTGACTACATCGATCTCTACCAGTTGCACTGGCCGCAGCGGGAAACCAATTGCTTCGGCAAGCTAAACTACCAGTATCAGGAAGACCACTCGGGCGTGACCCTGACCGATAGCCTGGAAGCCCTGGCGGAGCTGGTACGGGCCGGAAAAATCCGCTACATCGGCTTGTCCAACGAGACCCCCTGGGGCGTGATGTCATTTCTGCGCCTGGCGGAAAAACACGGTCTGCCTCGGGTGATCTCCATCCAGAACCCTTACAACCTGCTCAACCGCAGCTTTGAAGTCGGTTTGTCCGAGATCAGCCATCATGAAGGCGTCGAGCTCCTGGCCTATTCCCCACTAGCTTTTGGTACCCTGAGCGGCAAATACCTGGACGGTGCCCGCCCTGAAGGCGCCCGCTGTACCCTATTCGAACGCTTCTCGCGCTACTTTACCCCACAGGGCGTTGCAGCCACCCGGGCCTACGTTGATATCGCTCAAAAGCACGGCCTGGATCCGGCCCAGATGGCGCTGGCCTTTGTCAACCATCGCCCGTTTGTTGCCTCGAATATCATCGGTGCCACTAACCTGGCGCAACTCGAAGCCAATATCAACAGTATCGACCTTCATCTGAGCGATGAGGTACTGCGCGATCTTGAAACGGTCGGGATCACCTACTCCAATCCCTGCCCCTGAGCCCCCTGGTTAACGCCATGAAAAGCCCCCCGACCAGCGGGGGCTGTTTCCATTCAACATTCAGTTTGCACCTTGCTCCGGCTCCCACCGCAGCAAGGTGCTAATTTTACGTGACCCATCGCGACTGATAGCCCCGTCTGAGACGACGTGCC
It includes:
- a CDS encoding NADP(H)-dependent aldo-keto reductase codes for the protein MEYHRLPHSSLEVSKICLGTMTFGEQNTEAQAHSQLDFAFERGVNFMDTAEMYPVPPKPDTQGLTESYIGSWLKKTGLRDKVVLATKVAGPRGVPHVRDNMALDRRNIHDAVETSLSRLQTDYIDLYQLHWPQRETNCFGKLNYQYQEDHSGVTLTDSLEALAELVRAGKIRYIGLSNETPWGVMSFLRLAEKHGLPRVISIQNPYNLLNRSFEVGLSEISHHEGVELLAYSPLAFGTLSGKYLDGARPEGARCTLFERFSRYFTPQGVAATRAYVDIAQKHGLDPAQMALAFVNHRPFVASNIIGATNLAQLEANINSIDLHLSDEVLRDLETVGITYSNPCP
- the ptsP gene encoding phosphoenolpyruvate--protein phosphotransferase — protein: MLTQLREIVEKVASAPSLIESLDQLVVSTCQAMKTDCCSVYIADHERHQFTLMATQGLTKPHHQVSLAFDEGLVGLVGRTAEPINVADARHHPHFKHMPGIGEESFGSFFGTPIIHQRQVLGVLVIQQHQRREFDESEESFLITLAAQLAMILAHAKAQGMWPDQRDGLHLIGSAASSGVAVAHAWWDDNQPRLDHVLPASCLDVEGEQERLSIAIDLASAEFRRLRKRFDSELHKETLAIFDLFSHLLNDPMLRKDLFARIARRDMAEWAIRQVVEAYSDRFANMKDDYLKERAQDIRELGQRLLFFLHNSEVHERDWDKPVVLLTRELTAAMLASVPRDKLAAVVAQEGAANSHAAILSRALGIPAIMGVDFVPELVHGRQVIVDGYRGDLLVNPNRHVLAEYRRLMREEDELAERVEQELGKATYTRDQQRVYIHLNAGLSADTSIAVNEGVDGVGLYRTEVPFLLQRSFPSEEEQTTQYRSILSIYRDKQVVMRTLDVGGDKPLPYLTIEEDNPFLGWRGIRFTLDHPEIFLIQVRAMLKASIGLENMDILLPMISGIAELDDSIALINRAYHEVAKYAQVHGQTLKRPRLGIMIEVPSILYQLPALRGKVDFISVGSNDLTQYLLAVDRNNARVASVYDALHPAVLHALKQIVETAGSMGIPVSVCGELAGDPIGALLLVGMGYRSLSMNTRNVARIKYLLRHISVLEMEQLSQFALQATFGDEVRDKITAFVDAQGLGGFIRAGKK
- the mutH gene encoding DNA mismatch repair endonuclease MutH, translated to MRPTPLTEQELLSRAHELAGFTLDELAVQAGMITPPDLRRDKGWVGQLLEWHLGASAGSKPVPDFIELGIELKTIPISYTGKPLETTFVCVAPLMGLQGVTWENSHIRHKLARVLWVPVEGERDIPLGDRRVGSPLLWSPSADEEQRLRHDWEELMDMIVLGQVEAITARHGEVLQLRPKAANGKALTEAYGANGQIIKTRPRGFYLKTSFTAELLTRAFLL
- the rppH gene encoding RNA pyrophosphohydrolase, which encodes MIDGDGYRPNVGIVICNSHGQVFWARRYGQHSWQFPQGGIDEGETPEQAMYRELYEEVGLTKKDVRILASSRHWLRYKLPKRLVRWDSKPVCIGQKQKWFLLSLECDESKVNMQRGNTPEFDGWRWVSYWYPVRQVVSFKRDVYRRALKEFAAMAMPFKERKERKGKRRNRRG
- a CDS encoding DUF6482 family protein yields the protein MKLSQLKHWLKADGGKVPTCILTSYAGCSDYLMEVEFKNQLEPLKHENDEMIRFQSIEQVKELLRPLGITSVVLRVTDPYDEFSPDGQLSDCREDMVISL